One segment of Patulibacter sp. SYSU D01012 DNA contains the following:
- a CDS encoding CCA tRNA nucleotidyltransferase gives MLARRSSAPTPADAVDALRRLPAARRLLEAAAGREDVWVVGGAVRDLLLGRAPHELDVVVVGPPDDLLPRLGPVVARHERFGTATVEAQPGVRYDVARARRETYPRPGALPEVAWVGAIEDDLGRRDVSVNAIAVRPADGTWAAVPGALDDLRAGVLRVLHDASFRDDPTRVWRVARYAGRLGFAVGSRTRELAGAADPFAISGARHGSELRLALREPDPERVLATLQGLNARFLPPGFDPAPRGVDEALALLPVGARADLVRLAACCAAVALPHLLPWLQDLGFTAAEREIVGAGSRAVTGSPLRAARTPAEIHRAASGAPDEVVALAGGPNARRWFDGLRDVRLTIDGNDLRRAGVPAGPALGARLRRALDAKLDGRLDPALPAPEAELAAALADGPEDAAPTSGPAPGGATAGAATAPAGPARDASRPGTRPGAPDGTEGTRG, from the coding sequence GTGCTAGCCCGCCGTTCCTCCGCCCCGACGCCCGCCGACGCCGTCGACGCGCTGCGGCGCCTGCCGGCGGCGCGCCGGCTGCTCGAGGCCGCCGCGGGCCGGGAGGACGTGTGGGTCGTCGGCGGCGCGGTCCGCGACCTGCTGCTCGGGCGCGCGCCGCACGAGCTCGACGTCGTCGTCGTCGGGCCGCCCGACGACCTGCTGCCGCGCCTGGGGCCGGTCGTCGCCCGCCACGAGCGCTTCGGCACCGCCACGGTCGAGGCGCAGCCCGGGGTCCGCTACGACGTCGCCCGCGCGCGGCGCGAGACGTACCCGCGGCCCGGGGCGCTCCCCGAGGTCGCGTGGGTCGGGGCGATCGAGGACGACCTGGGCCGGCGGGACGTGTCCGTCAACGCGATCGCCGTCCGGCCGGCCGACGGAACGTGGGCGGCGGTGCCGGGCGCGCTGGACGACCTGCGCGCCGGCGTGCTGCGCGTCCTGCACGACGCGTCCTTCCGTGACGACCCCACCCGCGTGTGGCGCGTCGCCCGGTACGCCGGTCGCCTGGGCTTCGCCGTCGGGTCCCGCACCCGCGAGCTGGCGGGCGCCGCCGACCCGTTCGCGATCTCGGGCGCGCGCCACGGCAGCGAGCTGCGCCTCGCGCTGCGCGAGCCCGACCCCGAGCGCGTGCTGGCCACCCTGCAGGGGCTGAACGCGCGCTTCCTGCCGCCGGGCTTCGACCCCGCGCCGCGCGGGGTGGACGAGGCGCTCGCGCTGCTGCCCGTCGGCGCCCGCGCCGACCTCGTGCGCCTGGCCGCCTGCTGCGCCGCCGTCGCGCTGCCGCACCTGCTCCCGTGGCTGCAGGACCTGGGGTTCACGGCGGCGGAGCGCGAGATCGTCGGGGCCGGCTCGCGCGCCGTCACCGGGTCGCCGCTGCGGGCCGCGCGCACGCCCGCCGAGATCCACCGCGCGGCGTCGGGCGCGCCCGACGAGGTCGTCGCCCTGGCCGGCGGCCCGAACGCGCGCCGCTGGTTCGACGGCCTGCGCGACGTCCGCCTGACCATCGACGGCAACGACCTGCGCCGCGCCGGCGTGCCGGCCGGGCCCGCGCTCGGGGCGCGGCTGCGGCGGGCGCTCGACGCCAAGCTCGACGGCCGCCTGGACCCGGCGCTCCCCGCGCCCGAGGCGGAGCTGGCGGCCGCGCTCGCCGACGGGCCGGAGGACGCCGCGCCGACGTCAGGCCCGGCGCCGGGCGGCGCCACCGCGGGCGCGGCGACGGCACCGGCCGGGCCGGCGCGCGATGCTTCACGCCCCGGCACCCGGCCGGGAGCACCGGACGGCACGGAGGGGACACGTGGTTGA
- a CDS encoding YggS family pyridoxal phosphate-dependent enzyme, whose amino-acid sequence MVELIERIDPRAVATRLEEVRGRIAAACARADRDPAEVDVLVATKYLVADQVPLLADAGVRIAGENRVQSLVEKVALPGAERLRWEFIGHLQSRKVPDVLPHVSRIHSVCSDSVLARLERHRDLARPELDVLIEVNVSGEDAKSGIAPDALDDVIARCPVPVAGLMTMPPAASTPEDSRRWFAMLRDLAAVRDLRVLSMGTTQDFEVAVEEGATVVRLGSVLLR is encoded by the coding sequence GTGGTTGAGCTGATCGAACGGATCGACCCGCGCGCGGTGGCGACGCGCCTGGAGGAGGTGCGCGGACGCATCGCCGCCGCCTGCGCCCGCGCGGACCGCGACCCCGCCGAGGTGGACGTCCTCGTCGCGACGAAGTACCTCGTCGCCGACCAGGTGCCGCTGCTCGCCGACGCCGGCGTCCGCATCGCCGGCGAGAACCGCGTCCAGTCCCTCGTCGAGAAGGTCGCGCTCCCTGGCGCCGAGCGGCTGCGCTGGGAGTTCATCGGCCACCTGCAGTCGCGGAAGGTGCCCGACGTGCTGCCGCACGTCTCGCGCATCCACTCCGTCTGCAGCGACAGCGTGCTGGCGCGCCTGGAGCGCCACCGCGACCTCGCGCGGCCCGAGCTGGACGTCCTGATCGAGGTGAACGTCAGCGGCGAGGACGCCAAGAGCGGCATCGCCCCGGACGCGCTCGACGACGTCATCGCCCGCTGCCCCGTCCCCGTCGCGGGCCTGATGACGATGCCGCCGGCGGCGTCGACCCCCGAGGACAGCCGCCGCTGGTTCGCGATGCTGCGCGACCTCGCCGCGGTCCGCGACCTGCGGGTCCTGTCCATGGGCACCACCCAGGACTTCGAGGTGGCCGTCGAGGAGGGCGCCACCGTCGTCCGCCTGGGGTCCGTCCTGCTCCGCTGA
- a CDS encoding cell division protein SepF, producing MGESLAVMAFRDAWHKVLVYFALAEERDPYDDAYDDEPEYDDRRPRERVREPVPEVTPVRRIDRARRRREDFDDIFSGDDPAPRGGSHLRPVGGGAAARQAPRDVRVHLVLPKSFNDAQQIADRFKDGIPVVINLQTSDTDLAKRLIDFASGLTYALDGGMQRIADKVFMLTPANVSISAEERAQLIEKGFFNQS from the coding sequence GTGGGAGAATCACTGGCCGTCATGGCCTTCCGCGACGCTTGGCACAAGGTGCTCGTGTACTTCGCTCTCGCCGAGGAGCGCGATCCGTACGACGACGCCTACGACGACGAACCGGAGTACGACGACCGGCGTCCGCGCGAGCGCGTCCGGGAGCCCGTGCCCGAGGTGACGCCCGTGCGCCGCATCGACCGCGCACGCCGGCGGCGGGAGGACTTCGACGACATCTTCAGCGGCGACGACCCCGCCCCGCGCGGCGGCTCGCACCTGCGGCCCGTCGGCGGCGGCGCCGCGGCGCGCCAGGCCCCCCGCGACGTGCGCGTGCACCTCGTGCTGCCCAAGTCGTTCAACGACGCGCAGCAGATCGCGGACCGCTTCAAGGACGGCATCCCCGTCGTCATCAACCTGCAGACCTCGGACACCGACCTGGCCAAGCGGCTGATCGACTTCGCGTCCGGCCTGACCTACGCCCTCGACGGCGGCATGCAGCGGATCGCCGACAAGGTCTTCATGCTCACGCCCGCCAACGTGTCGATCTCGGCCGAGGAGCGCGCGCAGCTGATCGAGAAGGGCTTCTTCAACCAGAGCTGA
- the proC gene encoding pyrroline-5-carboxylate reductase, whose amino-acid sequence MRLGFLGSGNMASALARGIGEPVLCYDPVAERARALAEETGGEAVPDGRTLAERADVVVLGHKPGQLEDAAREAGAAKAVVSILGGVGTEALRAAYPGRPVVRLMPNTPAGVGKGVIAVAVEPGGVPADEREVREGVLALLCRCAEVVELPEAQMAAATAVFGVLPAYVSLFAEATVDAAVRHGMSPQDAGRMVAAGIEGSAALLAAQGHDTLAVRRGVTSPGGSTARGLRALDRGGLREAVQDAFDAVVDAS is encoded by the coding sequence ATGCGTCTCGGATTCCTTGGATCGGGCAACATGGCCTCCGCCCTGGCGCGGGGCATCGGGGAGCCGGTGCTCTGCTACGACCCGGTCGCCGAGCGCGCCCGGGCCCTCGCGGAGGAGACCGGCGGGGAGGCCGTGCCCGACGGCCGGACCCTCGCCGAGCGGGCCGACGTCGTCGTCCTGGGCCACAAGCCCGGGCAGCTGGAGGACGCGGCGCGCGAGGCCGGCGCCGCGAAGGCCGTCGTCTCCATCCTCGGCGGCGTCGGCACCGAGGCGCTCCGCGCCGCCTACCCCGGGCGCCCCGTCGTCCGCCTGATGCCGAACACGCCCGCCGGCGTCGGCAAGGGCGTCATCGCCGTCGCCGTCGAGCCCGGCGGCGTGCCCGCGGACGAGCGCGAGGTGCGGGAGGGCGTGCTGGCGCTGCTGTGCCGCTGCGCCGAGGTCGTCGAGCTGCCCGAGGCGCAGATGGCCGCCGCGACGGCCGTCTTCGGCGTGCTGCCCGCGTACGTGAGCCTGTTCGCCGAGGCGACGGTCGACGCCGCCGTCCGCCACGGCATGTCGCCGCAGGACGCCGGCCGCATGGTCGCCGCCGGCATCGAGGGCTCCGCCGCCCTGCTCGCCGCGCAGGGGCACGACACCCTCGCCGTGCGCCGCGGCGTGACCTCGCCCGGCGGCTCGACCGCCCGCGGCCTGCGCGCGCTCGACCGCGGCGGCCTGCGCGAGGCCGTGCAGGACGCGTTCGACGCCGTGGTGGACGCCTCGTGA
- a CDS encoding YggT family protein, producing the protein MTGLLVLATARTQAADFLQALIQVYALLIVAWVLVSLVQSAGVRIPYNTFTSTVLRFLGDAVEPYVGLFRRILPTLGPFDLSPLVALLVLQVVGQVVVNVVAG; encoded by the coding sequence GTGACCGGCCTGCTCGTCCTGGCGACGGCCCGCACCCAGGCCGCCGACTTCCTCCAGGCGCTCATCCAGGTCTACGCGCTGCTCATCGTCGCGTGGGTGCTCGTCTCGCTCGTCCAGAGCGCCGGCGTGCGCATCCCCTACAACACGTTCACGAGCACCGTCCTGCGCTTCCTCGGCGACGCCGTCGAGCCGTACGTCGGGCTCTTCCGGCGCATCCTGCCGACGCTCGGGCCGTTCGACCTGTCGCCGCTCGTCGCGCTGCTCGTCCTGCAGGTCGTCGGCCAGGTGGTGGTGAACGTTGTCGCCGGCTGA
- the lspA gene encoding signal peptidase II: MSPADARAGRLAVRRVAAVAVLVLVLDQLTKRLVVEAIPRGGSETILPFLDLVHVRNEGVAFSSFAGQPWIVGLLVLGALGALTYWFVRNRSVRYAWLAAGMLAGGAVGNVLDRLIEGAVIDFIKPPNWPAFNLADCSIVLGMVVLVVVVELENRRTTREDGRRDARPQRG, from the coding sequence TTGTCGCCGGCTGACGCCCGCGCCGGCCGGCTCGCGGTCCGTCGCGTCGCCGCCGTCGCCGTCCTCGTCCTGGTCCTCGACCAGCTGACGAAGCGGCTCGTCGTCGAGGCGATCCCCCGGGGCGGCTCCGAGACGATCCTGCCGTTCCTCGACCTGGTGCACGTCCGCAACGAGGGCGTCGCGTTCTCGAGCTTCGCCGGGCAGCCCTGGATCGTCGGCCTGCTAGTCCTCGGCGCCCTCGGCGCCCTCACGTACTGGTTCGTGCGCAACCGCAGCGTCCGCTACGCCTGGCTCGCCGCCGGGATGCTCGCCGGCGGCGCCGTCGGCAACGTCCTCGACCGGCTCATCGAGGGCGCGGTCATCGACTTCATCAAGCCCCCGAACTGGCCCGCCTTCAACCTGGCCGACTGCTCCATCGTGCTCGGCATGGTGGTCCTCGTCGTCGTCGTCGAGCTGGAGAACCGCCGCACGACCCGCGAGGACGGCCGGCGCGACGCCCGGCCGCAGCGCGGATGA
- a CDS encoding RluA family pseudouridine synthase, with amino-acid sequence MSLEQVVVAEDQDGARLDVVLAPVCGSRARAQRAIAEGAVTVDGAPANPAQKRHAVRAGQTVAVRLEALVRPLGEIRHDAPPVDVRYEDEHLIVVDKPAGLVVHPGAGHDGPTLVDAVARWVSAELPPGGDAERPGIVHRLDRDTSGLLLVARTDEAHRRLQAAIRDREVTREYLTLVDGRPDARAGTIDAPIGRDRHHRTRQSIDTDAPRRAVTHFVLEELLPRTALLRVTLETGRTHQIRVHLKAIGLPVAGDPEYGRAPSGESPLGLTRQFLHAARLSLTHPITGAPLQVESPLPDDLAAALERARAGA; translated from the coding sequence ATGAGCCTCGAGCAGGTCGTCGTCGCCGAGGACCAGGACGGCGCGCGCCTCGACGTCGTCCTGGCCCCGGTGTGCGGCTCGCGCGCCCGCGCGCAGCGGGCGATCGCCGAGGGGGCCGTCACCGTCGACGGCGCCCCCGCGAACCCCGCCCAGAAGCGCCACGCCGTCCGCGCCGGCCAGACCGTCGCCGTGCGGCTGGAGGCGCTCGTCCGGCCCCTCGGCGAGATCCGGCACGACGCCCCGCCCGTCGACGTGCGGTACGAGGACGAGCACCTCATCGTCGTCGACAAGCCCGCCGGCCTCGTCGTCCACCCCGGCGCCGGGCACGACGGCCCCACGCTCGTCGACGCCGTCGCCCGCTGGGTCAGCGCCGAGCTGCCGCCCGGCGGCGACGCCGAGCGGCCGGGCATCGTCCACCGCCTGGACCGCGACACCTCGGGGCTCCTGCTCGTCGCGCGCACCGACGAGGCGCACCGCCGCCTGCAGGCCGCGATCCGCGACCGCGAGGTCACCCGCGAGTACCTGACCCTCGTGGACGGCCGCCCCGACGCGCGCGCCGGCACGATCGACGCGCCGATCGGCCGCGACCGACACCACCGCACGCGCCAGTCGATCGACACGGACGCGCCGCGCCGCGCCGTCACGCACTTCGTGCTCGAGGAGCTGCTGCCGCGGACCGCGCTGCTGCGCGTGACCCTCGAGACGGGACGCACGCACCAGATCCGCGTGCACCTGAAGGCGATCGGCCTGCCCGTCGCGGGCGACCCCGAGTACGGGCGCGCCCCGAGCGGCGAGAGCCCGTTGGGGCTGACGCGCCAGTTCCTGCACGCCGCGCGGCTGTCGCTCACGCACCCGATCACGGGCGCGCCGCTGCAGGTCGAGTCGCCGCTGCCGGACGACCTGGCCGCCGCGCTCGAGCGAGCCCGCGCCGGCGCGTAG
- the rpsB gene encoding 30S ribosomal protein S2: MAEIGIKELLEAGVHFGHQTRRWNPRMARFIHGEHSGIHVIDLLQTVELLDAAQSFVSDIAQRGGNVLFVGTKRQAQDAVRDAAEAARMPYVNQRWSPGLLTNFQTSSKRIKTLNDLERLEAEGQLELLPSQERINRRKELLKLQINLGGVKDLRRTPDAVFVIDVNSEKIAVEEATKLRIPVIALVDTNVNPDGVDYAIPGNDDSIRSCGLIAHAIGDAAAGGAAAWWEAEEARRQRETAEREQRQAEEAANREAEEARRLEAEEQSAAAAQGQEAAAAAEAAQSETPAPAAE, from the coding sequence ATGGCCGAGATCGGCATCAAGGAACTGCTCGAGGCCGGCGTCCACTTCGGACACCAGACCCGGCGCTGGAACCCGCGCATGGCGCGGTTCATCCACGGCGAGCACTCCGGCATCCACGTCATCGACCTGCTGCAGACGGTCGAGCTGCTCGACGCCGCGCAGTCGTTCGTCTCCGACATCGCCCAGCGCGGCGGCAACGTCCTCTTCGTCGGCACGAAGCGCCAGGCGCAGGACGCCGTCCGCGACGCCGCCGAGGCCGCGCGCATGCCGTACGTCAACCAGCGCTGGTCGCCGGGTCTGCTGACGAACTTCCAGACGTCGAGCAAGCGCATCAAGACGCTGAACGACCTCGAGCGCCTCGAGGCCGAGGGCCAGCTCGAGCTGCTGCCCTCGCAGGAGCGCATCAACCGCCGCAAGGAGCTCCTGAAGCTCCAGATCAACCTCGGCGGCGTGAAGGACCTGCGCCGCACGCCGGACGCGGTCTTCGTCATCGACGTCAACAGCGAGAAGATCGCCGTCGAGGAGGCCACGAAGCTGCGCATCCCCGTCATCGCGCTCGTCGACACGAACGTCAACCCCGACGGCGTCGACTACGCCATCCCGGGCAACGACGACTCCATCCGCTCCTGCGGCCTGATCGCCCACGCGATCGGCGACGCGGCCGCCGGTGGCGCCGCCGCCTGGTGGGAGGCCGAGGAGGCCCGCCGCCAGCGCGAGACCGCCGAGCGCGAGCAGCGCCAGGCCGAGGAGGCCGCCAACCGCGAGGCCGAGGAGGCCCGCCGCCTGGAGGCCGAGGAGCAGAGCGCCGCCGCCGCCCAGGGCCAGGAGGCCGCTGCCGCCGCCGAGGCCGCCCAGTCCGAGACCCCGGCGCCCGCCGCCGAGTAA
- the tsf gene encoding translation elongation factor Ts translates to MSTTITAADVKALRQRTGAGMMDCKKALQEAEGDLEKAVELLRVKLGNKVGKLADREAAEGTVQSAISEDGKTGALVEVDCNTDFVARNDDFVAFARRIAAHLAEAGGNPGPVDTEVLLKEEIAAGETLEAARADLSATTGENVVIRRAERFAVEGEGTIASYIHATGKVGVAVQVEGGTDAEARAAFAKEVALHVAATPATKYVSGEDVPADARDAELRVYTQQAEAEGKPEQIREKIAQGKLDKWLKEIALLPQEHINPDKHDGKTIDQLRKQVGDDVVIKRFVRFQVGE, encoded by the coding sequence ATGAGCACCACGATCACCGCGGCCGACGTCAAGGCCCTCCGCCAGCGCACCGGCGCCGGCATGATGGACTGCAAGAAGGCGCTCCAGGAGGCCGAGGGCGACCTGGAGAAGGCCGTCGAGCTGCTCCGCGTCAAGCTGGGCAACAAGGTCGGCAAGCTCGCCGACCGCGAGGCCGCCGAGGGCACCGTCCAGTCCGCCATCTCCGAGGACGGCAAGACCGGCGCCCTCGTCGAGGTCGACTGCAACACCGACTTCGTCGCCCGCAACGACGACTTCGTGGCGTTCGCGCGCCGCATCGCCGCGCACCTGGCCGAGGCCGGCGGCAACCCCGGGCCCGTCGACACCGAGGTCCTCCTGAAGGAGGAGATCGCCGCCGGCGAGACGCTCGAGGCCGCGCGCGCCGACCTGTCGGCGACGACGGGCGAGAACGTCGTCATCCGCCGCGCCGAGCGCTTCGCCGTCGAGGGCGAGGGCACGATCGCGTCCTACATCCACGCCACGGGCAAGGTCGGCGTCGCCGTCCAGGTCGAGGGCGGCACGGACGCCGAGGCGCGCGCCGCCTTCGCGAAGGAGGTCGCGCTGCACGTGGCCGCCACGCCGGCGACGAAGTACGTGTCCGGCGAGGACGTCCCCGCCGACGCCCGCGACGCCGAGCTGCGCGTCTACACGCAGCAGGCCGAGGCCGAGGGCAAGCCCGAGCAGATCCGCGAGAAGATCGCCCAGGGCAAGCTCGACAAGTGGCTGAAGGAGATCGCCCTCCTGCCGCAGGAGCACATCAACCCGGACAAGCACGACGGGAAGACGATCGACCAGCTGCGCAAGCAGGTCGGCGACGACGTCGTGATCAAGCGCTTCGTGCGCTTCCAGGTCGGCGAGTAG
- the pyrH gene encoding UMP kinase, translated as MAPTTTAFKRVLIKLSGESLMGAQDYGTDPERVGAVADAIKAVHDLGVQLAIVVGAGNIYRGMSGAAAGMDRATADYMGMLATVLNALPLQDALEKRGVTTRVQSALTITEVAEPYIRRRAERHLEKGRVVIFAAGTGNPFFTTDTAASLRAAEVHCEAILMAKNGVEGVYTADPRTDPDAELIDEITHMEAIERRLRVMDSTALTLCMENRLPIHVFNMDDEANMVRIVSGERVGTLVRTPA; from the coding sequence ATGGCCCCGACGACCACGGCGTTCAAGCGCGTCCTGATCAAGCTGTCCGGCGAGTCCCTGATGGGCGCGCAGGACTACGGCACCGATCCGGAGCGCGTGGGCGCCGTCGCCGACGCGATCAAGGCCGTCCACGACCTGGGCGTCCAGCTGGCGATCGTCGTCGGGGCCGGCAACATCTACCGCGGCATGTCCGGGGCCGCCGCCGGCATGGACCGGGCCACGGCGGACTACATGGGCATGCTCGCGACGGTGCTCAACGCCCTGCCGCTCCAGGACGCCCTGGAGAAGCGCGGCGTGACCACCCGCGTGCAGAGCGCGCTGACGATCACCGAGGTGGCGGAGCCCTACATCCGCCGCCGCGCCGAGCGGCACCTGGAGAAGGGCCGCGTCGTCATCTTCGCCGCCGGCACCGGCAACCCGTTCTTCACCACGGACACCGCCGCGTCGCTCCGCGCCGCCGAGGTGCACTGCGAGGCCATCCTCATGGCGAAGAACGGCGTCGAGGGCGTCTACACCGCGGATCCGCGGACGGACCCCGACGCCGAGCTCATCGACGAGATCACGCACATGGAGGCCATCGAGCGCCGCCTGCGCGTCATGGACTCCACCGCGCTGACGCTGTGCATGGAGAACCGCCTGCCGATCCACGTCTTCAACATGGACGACGAGGCGAACATGGTCCGGATAGTCTCGGGCGAGCGCGTCGGCACGCTGGTCCGCACGCCCGCGTGA
- the frr gene encoding ribosome recycling factor: MIDELLADAKERMSKAVDQTSGEFATVRTGRASPHLLDRVVVDYHGVPTALRQLSTIGAPEARLLTVTPYDASSIKQIEKAISDSDLGVTPSNDGRTIRLGIPEMTEERRREMVKVARTIAEEGRVRVRNVRRDVLGDLRSLKSDGDIGADEEHRAETELQKITDAAVTQLDGMLKAKEADILEV; the protein is encoded by the coding sequence ATGATCGACGAGCTGCTCGCCGACGCCAAGGAGCGCATGTCCAAGGCGGTCGACCAGACCTCCGGCGAGTTCGCGACCGTCCGCACCGGCCGCGCCAGCCCGCACCTGCTCGACCGCGTCGTCGTCGACTACCACGGCGTGCCGACCGCGCTGCGCCAGCTCTCCACGATCGGCGCGCCCGAGGCCCGGCTGCTGACCGTCACCCCGTACGACGCGTCCTCGATCAAGCAGATCGAGAAGGCGATCTCGGACTCCGACCTCGGCGTCACCCCGAGCAACGACGGCCGCACGATCCGCCTCGGCATCCCCGAGATGACGGAGGAGCGCCGCCGCGAGATGGTCAAGGTCGCCCGCACCATCGCCGAGGAGGGCCGCGTGCGCGTGCGCAACGTGCGCCGCGACGTCCTCGGCGACCTGCGCTCCCTGAAGAGCGACGGCGACATCGGCGCCGACGAGGAGCACCGCGCCGAGACCGAGCTGCAGAAGATCACCGACGCCGCGGTCACGCAGCTCGACGGGATGCTGAAGGCCAAGGAAGCCGACATCCTCGAGGTCTGA
- the uppS gene encoding polyprenyl diphosphate synthase, whose product MTAPSGDAGASGRPRHVAIITDGNGRWAQSRGLPVAEGHRAGADVVRARLRDAVELGVEELTVFSFSTENWSRPEHEVRALMAMFSERIDRETPELVEEGARMRFIGRREGVDPRLVEKMAWAEEQTAGGDAITFYVAFNYGGRAEILDAAAKYDGGGEDAFRSLLYAPDMTDPDLLIRTSGEQRISNYLLWQCAYSEIVFAPELWPEFDRAAFERCLDAYGTRQRRFGGREA is encoded by the coding sequence GTGACCGCTCCCTCGGGTGACGCGGGCGCCTCCGGGCGCCCGCGGCACGTCGCGATCATCACGGACGGCAACGGGCGCTGGGCGCAGTCCCGCGGCCTGCCGGTGGCCGAGGGCCACCGCGCCGGCGCCGACGTCGTCCGCGCCCGGCTGCGCGACGCCGTCGAGCTCGGCGTCGAGGAGCTGACCGTCTTCTCGTTCTCGACCGAGAACTGGTCGCGGCCCGAGCACGAGGTGCGGGCGCTGATGGCGATGTTCTCCGAGCGCATCGACCGCGAGACGCCGGAGCTCGTCGAGGAGGGCGCGCGCATGCGCTTCATCGGCCGCCGCGAGGGGGTCGATCCGCGCCTGGTCGAGAAGATGGCCTGGGCCGAGGAGCAGACCGCCGGCGGCGACGCGATCACGTTCTACGTCGCGTTCAACTACGGCGGGCGCGCCGAGATCCTCGACGCCGCCGCGAAGTACGACGGTGGGGGCGAGGACGCGTTCCGCTCCCTGCTCTACGCGCCGGACATGACCGATCCCGACCTGCTCATCCGCACGTCCGGGGAGCAGCGGATCAGCAACTACCTGCTGTGGCAGTGCGCCTACAGCGAGATCGTCTTCGCGCCCGAGTTGTGGCCCGAGTTCGACCGCGCGGCGTTCGAGCGCTGCCTGGACGCCTACGGCACCCGCCAGCGCCGCTTCGGCGGCCGCGAGGCCTAG
- a CDS encoding phosphatidate cytidylyltransferase: MRDDDPAATPAAPRGRRRQARFELEFGDFEPAERTRTGSRSRTGTGTGSIRDGGRTRGTVSGTYDPVEPLPPRRRRRAGEPLPERSGTYDLPADGSRSPRGGDGPVDAVAGEIEALERFEDAIETVRSPSDRGGGSDLGARVLVAVPAAILAVFLVAQGGPVFVAGILAFGLIGTYELVRMFAKTRPSLAGAGIGVAAVIVAAALGGREAMLTALTASIPVVFLLVALARPRPGKMPGVAVTLLGIAWIGLTLGHAVLLRDADHGGGILLDVLIGTFLGDTGAYLGGRMFGSRKLWPRVSPNKTIEGLLIGIVTAVAATWFAGLYQDWLSGTDALLLGLAVALAAPLGDLFESFLKRDAGTKDAGGLFGVHGGVLDRLDAAMFAVVAGYYVWLAMGGV, from the coding sequence GTGCGCGACGACGATCCCGCAGCCACCCCGGCCGCCCCTCGGGGCCGTCGCCGCCAGGCGCGCTTCGAGCTGGAGTTCGGCGACTTCGAGCCGGCCGAGCGGACGCGCACCGGGTCGCGCAGCCGGACCGGCACGGGCACGGGCTCGATCCGCGACGGCGGCCGCACCCGCGGCACGGTGAGCGGCACGTACGACCCCGTCGAGCCGCTGCCGCCGCGCCGGCGGCGCCGCGCCGGCGAGCCGCTGCCCGAGCGCTCCGGCACCTACGACCTGCCGGCCGACGGATCCCGGTCCCCGCGCGGCGGCGACGGGCCGGTCGACGCGGTCGCGGGCGAGATCGAGGCGCTCGAGCGCTTCGAGGACGCCATCGAGACCGTCCGCTCCCCGTCCGACCGCGGCGGCGGCAGCGACCTCGGCGCCCGCGTGCTCGTGGCCGTCCCGGCGGCGATCCTCGCGGTCTTCCTCGTGGCGCAGGGCGGCCCCGTGTTCGTCGCCGGCATCCTCGCCTTCGGCCTGATCGGCACGTACGAGCTGGTCCGCATGTTCGCGAAGACGCGGCCGTCCCTGGCCGGCGCCGGCATCGGCGTGGCCGCCGTGATCGTCGCCGCCGCGCTCGGCGGCCGCGAGGCGATGCTGACCGCCCTGACCGCGAGCATCCCGGTCGTCTTCCTCCTCGTCGCGCTCGCGCGTCCCCGGCCCGGCAAGATGCCCGGCGTCGCGGTCACGCTGCTCGGCATCGCGTGGATCGGGCTGACGCTCGGGCACGCCGTCCTGCTCCGCGACGCGGATCACGGCGGAGGCATCCTCCTCGACGTCCTGATCGGCACGTTCCTGGGCGACACCGGCGCGTACCTCGGCGGCCGCATGTTCGGCAGCCGCAAGCTGTGGCCGCGCGTCTCGCCGAACAAGACGATCGAGGGCCTGCTCATCGGCATCGTCACCGCGGTCGCGGCGACGTGGTTCGCCGGGCTGTACCAGGACTGGCTGTCGGGCACCGACGCGCTGCTGCTGGGCCTGGCCGTCGCGCTCGCGGCCCCGCTCGGGGACCTGTTCGAGAGCTTCCTCAAGCGCGACGCGGGGACGAAGGACGCCGGCGGCCTCTTCGGCGTCCACGGCGGCGTGCTCGACCGGCTCGACGCGGCGATGTTCGCCGTCGTCGCGGGCTACTACGTGTGGCTCGCGATGGGCGGCGTGTAG